The following is a genomic window from Clostridium sp..
TGTTGCCACAACCCATTACAGTGAACTGAAAGTATATGCATTGAGAACTGATAGGGTAGAGAATGCATCTGTGGAGTTTGATGTAGAAACATTGAGACCTACCTATAGACTTATAATAGGAATACCTGGAAAATCAAATGCTTTTGAAATATCCAGAAGACTCGGGCTTCCAGATTATATAATAGAAGATGCAAGACAAAATATATCCAGTGAAGCTCTTAGATTTGAAGATCTCATTCAGAGTCTCCAGAGCAAAAATCTGAAGGCCGAGAAGTATTATAGGGAGGCTGAAAATTTAAGAGCCGAAGCGCTTCACATTAAGGAACAGTATGAGAATAAATTCCACAAATTAAAAGATTCGAGAGAGAAGACAATTATAGAGGCTCATAGAGAGGCAAAGAATATAATAAGAGAGGCAAAAGAAGAAGCTGACGCTATCCTAAGGGAAATGCACCAGCTTGAAGAAATGGGATACAACAGTGATGCAAGACAGAAACTGGAACAACAAAGAAGAAAACTTGGTGAAAAATTAAATAATGCAGAGAATAAATTGTATATAGACAAGGTTAATGATGGTGAAAATATTAAAAATGTAAAAGAGGGACAGGAGGTGTTTCTTCCATCTCTAAATCAGAATGTAATAGTGATCAATCCTCCAGATAATAAAGGTGAAGTTCAGGTTCAGGCAGGCATAATGAAAATAAGTGTAAAAATGAAGGATCTAAGAAAAATAAAAGGTGAATCAAAAAAGGAAAAGAAAAAAAAGAAGAAAGAGGTAAATCTTAATCTGAGGACTGTTCCGGTGTCCATAGATTTGAGGGGAATGGATTCTATTGAGGCAACCTATACAACTGATAAATATCTGGATGATGCATATATGAGCGGGCTCAAGGAAGTAACTATAATACATGGAAAAGGTACGGGAGTACTTAGGAATTCCATAAATGATATGTTAAAACGCCATTCTCATGTGGAAAATTACAGACTCGGGGAATATGGCGAGGGAGGAACAGGTGTCACAGTAGTTGAGCTCAAATAGATGCAATTATAAATATCAGGAGGTAAATATGCTTGCAGTAAGTGCGTGTCTTTGCGGGATAAATACAAGGTATGATGGAGGTAATAGCCTGAATGGGAGGATCCTAAAGTTAATGGAGTCCGGCATAGTTGTTCCATTTTGTCCAGAACAGCTTGGAGGGTTGGGTACGCCAAGACTTCCATGCGAGATATACGGTGGAGACGGCAGTGATGTAATAGACGGCAGTGCCATCATAATAAATCAGAAGAAACAGAATTTAACTGACAAGTTTCTAAAAGGAGCACATGAATCCATAAAGGTATGTAAAATGTGCAATATAAAAACGGCCGTATTAAAATCAAGGAGTCCGTCCTGCGGTTTTGGAGAGATATATGACGGCAGTTTTACAGGAAGTAAGATAAGCGGAAACGGGGTTACAGCGGAGATATTCAGAAGAAATGACATAAAGGTTTTCACAGAAGAGGAAATAGATGACAATTACAGCTTAATTGTCATCTGAAGAATCAACTACTTTTATATACTCCACTTCGGGATCTTCTGTTCCCTGTACGTAAAGGCCTGTGCTTTTGAGCTGACCTATATAGTCTACTATATCCCTTGTTATTTCCTCACCGGGACAGAGGACAGGAATTCCAGGTGGATAGGCCATTAGAAATTCACCGCTTATCATGCCAATGCTGCTTTTTAAAGGTACGGATTTTCTCTTGGAATTGAAAGCTTCTCTTGGAATTTTCAGCTGTCTTGGAATATCCGGAATATCCAGAAAATCAGATTTCACATGATTGCTTCCAGCATATTCAATGCTTATTTCTTTTAAAGCCTTTATGAGAATATCCATATTCTTTTTAGTATCACCGAAAGAACCTACGGCAAGCACATTGTATATATCTGACAGCTCCATCTGAATATTGTACTTATTTGAAAGGATCATATCCAGGTCATATCCGGTAATACCAAGATCCCTGCAGGTTATAGTTATTTTGGTTGGATCGAGGGAAAATACACCGCTGTTTCCAATTATCTCTTTGCCAAAGCAATAAAATCCTGGAATCTTGTTTATTTCGTATCTTGCGTAGTTTGATAGATCTATGGCTTTATCCAGCAGCTGTTTTCCATCTATGGCTATCTGACGCCTTGCACAATCCAATGAGGCCATCAGTATATATGATGGAGAAGTGGTTTGAAGAAGTGATAGAATCTGTTGAACTCTGTGTACATCAACCAGTCTGGAGTTTACATGCAGCAGGGAAGCCTGAGTCATGGCACCGATTATTTTGTGGGTGCTTTGACAGCATATATCACTTCCAGCTTCTATGGAGGATAGCGGCAGTCTATCATTGAAGGCCAGATGAGGACCATGGGCCTCATCTACTATTAAAGGGATATTATAGCTGTGAACTATATCGGCTATTTTTTTTATATCCGCTGCCACGCCGTAATAAGTTGGATTTATAATTAAAACAGCCTTTGCATCTTTGTTTTGAGAGAGTGTTCTGGAAACTGTTTCCGGAGTTACACCATGTGCAATACCAAGCCTTTTGTCAAGTTCAGGTGACATATATACTGGTATGGCTCCGCTCAGTATTATACCTGCAGTTACTGACTTGTGAACGTTTCTGGGTATTATTATTTTGTCGCCGGAATTTACAACAGACATTATCATTGCCTGGATAGCACCGGAAGTACCATGAATTGAAAAGAAGGCGGCATCTGATCCGTAAGCATCTGCAGCCAGTTCCTGTGCCTTTTTTATAGGGCCTGTTGGATGATGGAGGCTGTCAACTAGCTTAAAAACTGTAACATCTATTTTAAACGGATTTTCTCCAAGAAAGTTTTTAAATTCAGTATCTGCACCAGCACCTTTCTTGTGGCCTGGTACATGAAATGGTATTATGTCTCTGTTTACATATTCCATTAATGCATCAAATAGGGGAGTTTCATTTTGATCTAATCTATACACCCTTGTATAGCACCTTCTTCCATAAGAATACCTCTTAACTCTTGAAATTAAAGGGTTTACTGTATTTAATAAAAACTAATATTATTATATGTTAATTGTTTTATAAATTCAACAAGTATAGTATAATTAAAGTTATTAACTGTTAAATATTTCATAAATAATTATAGGTGGATATTGAAAAGAATTAACTTCTTTATAGTCTAATATAAATTAACGGGAGGTATGAATATGTATAAAGAAAAGTATGAAGAATGGTTGAATTCCAATTTTATCGATGAAAAAGCAAAATCTGAATTGAAAAACATAAAGGATGAAAAGGAAATAGAAGATAGATTTTATAAGGATCTGGAATTTGGAACAGGTGGACTTAGAGGGATAATGGCTGTGGGCAGCAACAGAATTAACGTATATACTGTGGGAAAGGCAACACAGGGATTGTCTGATTATCTTGCAGGTAAATATGGAAATAAAGAAAATATATCAGTGTGCATAGGGTATGATTCCAGATTGAATTCAAGTCAATTTGCTGAAACTGCCGCTCTAAATTTGTGTGCAAATGGTATAAAGGTGAATATCTTTGAATCACTGAGACCAACACCGATGTTGTCATATGCAGTTAGAGAACTTGGAAGCAAGGCTGGAATAGTCATAACTGCGTCGCATAATCCCAAAGAATATAATGGATACAAGGTATATGGAGAGGATGGGGGTCAGATTACAGATACTAATGCAAGGAAAATATTGGCTTGTATTGAGGACATCGACGATTTTTCGAAAATCAAAACTATGGATATAAATACTGCAAAGAGCAGAGGACTGTTAAATATAATAGGAGAAGAAATTGACAGATCCTATATAAGTAGAGTAAAGGAACTTGGAATAAGAAACGATCTTATAAAATCCAG
Proteins encoded in this region:
- a CDS encoding aminotransferase class I/II-fold pyridoxal phosphate-dependent enzyme, which produces MYRLDQNETPLFDALMEYVNRDIIPFHVPGHKKGAGADTEFKNFLGENPFKIDVTVFKLVDSLHHPTGPIKKAQELAADAYGSDAAFFSIHGTSGAIQAMIMSVVNSGDKIIIPRNVHKSVTAGIILSGAIPVYMSPELDKRLGIAHGVTPETVSRTLSQNKDAKAVLIINPTYYGVAADIKKIADIVHSYNIPLIVDEAHGPHLAFNDRLPLSSIEAGSDICCQSTHKIIGAMTQASLLHVNSRLVDVHRVQQILSLLQTTSPSYILMASLDCARRQIAIDGKQLLDKAIDLSNYARYEINKIPGFYCFGKEIIGNSGVFSLDPTKITITCRDLGITGYDLDMILSNKYNIQMELSDIYNVLAVGSFGDTKKNMDILIKALKEISIEYAGSNHVKSDFLDIPDIPRQLKIPREAFNSKRKSVPLKSSIGMISGEFLMAYPPGIPVLCPGEEITRDIVDYIGQLKSTGLYVQGTEDPEVEYIKVVDSSDDN
- a CDS encoding DUF523 domain-containing protein, translated to MLAVSACLCGINTRYDGGNSLNGRILKLMESGIVVPFCPEQLGGLGTPRLPCEIYGGDGSDVIDGSAIIINQKKQNLTDKFLKGAHESIKVCKMCNIKTAVLKSRSPSCGFGEIYDGSFTGSKISGNGVTAEIFRRNDIKVFTEEEIDDNYSLIVI